The Thiorhodovibrio frisius genome segment CCCGTTCCTCAACCAGATTCCGTGCCAACTCACTGTGCGCGAACTGCTTGCCCACTTCGACCTCGTTTAACCCGAGGAGCAGGTTGTACGAGAAATGCCGGATGAACTTGCCGTATTGGCCCTTGTTCGAGTAATTAATCAGATCGTCCCACATGGGGTGGGCAAACTCGGTGATTTCTTCGTCGGTCAGATCGATAATGTTCATGTCACATCGCCATCAATCGCGCGCCCAAGGCACCTTGCGCTAAGGCATCCAGGAGCAAAACCACAAGGTTAACCCGCGCCTGAAAGACCGACAAGCGCAGTCCAGCTTTTTGCATCTGCCGATCAAGCAGAAGCCTTTCGTTTTGGGCCAGAAAACCATGCCATCTTGGAAAAAAAAAACGGGGCTCCCGGCTTACCCGGGAGCCCCGCCGTTTAAGACACCAGTGAGACTAGGCCTCGACGAGGTGGTAGCAAGGTGCCTTTTCCATGGTGTACTCGCCGGTTTCGGGATCGCGACGAGAGACGGTCAGCACATGCCAGTTCTGGTCGTCCACCTTCATGGCATCGCCACGGTAGTAGTAGCCCGGCCAGCGGGTTTCCTTGCGGAACAATGTGTGCTGCATGACCGCTTCGGAGGTCAGATGGCGATGCTTCAACTCCCAGGCGCGCAGTAGCTCGTGGATGTTTTCCGCAGCGATCTTCTCGAGGTCCTCCTCTAAGACCTTCATCTTCTTCAAGCCGATGTGCAGCAGCTTGTCGTTGGTCATGTAGCTGACGGTCACACCGCCGCAGTACTCGTCCATCAACTTTTGCAGGCGATCCAGGCCCTGACGCGGGTTGATGTAGTTGGGGTTGACCGAACCGGCGGTGATCTCGTTGCGATAGACGCGGTAGTGCTCCATCGGCTTGTAGATCTCTGCGCGACGCTGCTCGATCTGCTCGTCGGAGATGCGAATGCCCTCGGCCTTGCCATCGTCGATGTACTTGCAAGCCGCCTTGGCCGCCAGACGCCCCTCGGTGAAGGAACCGGATGAGAACGCATGCGGGGTGCCGCCAGCGGCGTCACCGGCACCGAACAGGCCCTCGACTGTGGTCATGCGGTTGTAGCCCCAGAAGTACTCGGGCGGGGAAATGTCCTCGGGGCCAGAGCACCAGGCACCGCAACCGGTGGCGTGCGAGCCCATGACATAAGGCTCGGAGGTGGTCAGCTCGGGGTTCTCGTTCTTCGGGTCGACATCGGTGGCCGCCCAAAGAACAGCCTGGCCAACGGTCATGCCGAGGAAGTTGTGCCAGCCGATCTCTTCCAGGTGCGGGTCCTGGAAGGCTTCCATGGTGATCATGTGGATGGGGCCGCGACCGGCATTGACCTCGTTGATCAGTGCGTGGTTGCGCAGACAGGTCGGGATGGGGCGATGGGTGAGGCTCGACGCCTCGGGGTCCAGATATTCCTTGCCGACCATTTCCTGGAGCTGTGGCCACCAGTTGGACTCGTACTCCTCGCCGTTGCAGTTCTGGGTATAGGTCTTCAGGTGCAGGAAGTAAGCACCGACCGGACCATAACCGTCCTTGAAGCGGGCCAGTACGATGCGGTTTTCCATCTGGGTCATCTTGGCGCCGGCGCCGATCAGCAGACCGTAGGCCGAGCCGGACGACCAAGGCGCATACCAGACACGACCGGCACCCTCACCCACCGAACGCGGCTTGTAGATATTGGAAGCACCGCCTGCGGCGACGATCACGGCCTTGGACTTAAAGACGTGATAGTTGCCCGTGCGTACATTGAAGCCTACCGCGCCAGCGACGCGATTGGGCTTGCTCTCATCCATCAGCAGATGGGTGAGGCAGACGCGATTGAACACTTTATCGGCTGATTTCTTCGCGGCCTCGGCGACGATCGGCTTGTAGGACTCGCCGTGAATCATGATCTGCCAGCGGCCTTCGCGCTGGTAGGCGCCGGTCTTGGGGTTGCGCATCAGCGGCAGGCCCCATTCCTCGAACTGATGCACGGTGGAGTCGACGTGGCGGGCCATGTCGAACAGCAGATCCTCGCGCACCATGCCCATCAGGTCGATACGCGCATAGCGCACATGATCTTCGGGGTTGTTCTCGCCAAAGCGGGTGCCCATGTAGCAGTTGATCGCGTACAGACCCTGAGCCACAGCACCTGAGCGATCAATATTGGCCTTTTCGGCCACAACAATTTTCTTATCCTTACCCCAGTAGCGAGACTCGAAAGCCGCGCCCGTGCCACCTAAGCCGGCGCCGGCGACCAGGATGTCAATCCCGTCTTCGATGATTGTCTTGTAAGCCATCAGTAGTACACCCCTGCTTTCAGTTTCAGGCCATTGGACTCAAGCGTGTGCAGACCACCATCATCGAGACGGATGTACTTGGGCTCGTTGAACAGGTGCTGGCTGTCGCGCATCTCCTGGCTAGGTTCGGACTCGTCGGCGAGTTGCGGAATCGCCTGGCCCCAAGGCTTGGTGGTGATGGGCGCGAGCAGGGTCATGTCTTTTTCGCCATTGCGGAAAATGATCCGCCAGGCAATCACGCCTTTCTCCTCGTCACGCTGCACCCGCACCGAGTGACCGAGCGGAGCGAAGTCGGCGTAGCCGCGCACGTCAATGGCGTTGTGCGGACAGGCCTTGACGCAGGAGTAGCACTCCCAGCACATGTTGGGTTCGATGTTGTAGGCACGACGGACAACGGAGTCCATGTGCATGATGTCTGATGGGCAGATATCAACGCACTGGCCGCAACCATCGCAGCGGGTCATATAAACAAAAGTTGGCATCTTTTCGTCCTCTTCGTGACTTGCTCAGTAGTGGCTCGGCGCTTCGCGCTTAATTCCCAGGCCCATGTACTCAGGCTTATCACCCATGTACTCGGGGATGTCCGGGAAGCGTTCCTTGACGACCGGGTCAGTCAACTCGGGCACTTCAGGCAGTTTGTCGAGCGAACCATCGGCCTTGGCCACTTTCTTTTGGAAGGCCGCTGCGGGCTTGAAAAACATGTGCGCAAACTTCGACCAAAGTACGGTGCTAAACAGCGTGGTGGCCGCAGCGATGAAGATGAAAAATGCCAGGCCGCCCAGCATGCTGCCCTGGAAGATCGACCACGCGAGGGCACCAGCGGCCATCAGAAACAGAGAGACGACAAACAGATCCGATAAATGCACGTCGTACCACTCATGGCCCTCGGAGCGGACATCAGCACGGATTTTGAACCAGAACCAGTAAGCGCCAACGCAGACTGAGGCGGCGCTCAGGTGCCACAACAAGCCGGTGATGAAAGAAGCTTTCTCGCCTTCGGCCAGCGGCAGGCTGAAAATCATTGATGCAGTGGTGAGCACAAAGAAGATGAAACCGTACATCATCATCAGGTGGGACTTGCGCCGGTCCGGGTTCTCAAACTCGCCAGAAGCCAGCACTTCGTTGGCCAGGGTGCCAACCGCGAGGCTCATCTTCTCGCCACTGCTGACTTCGCGCTTGGCCAGCTTCTTCAGCGCCCGACCTTTCTCGAAGAAATACTCCGCGCTCCTTTTGTGCTTGATGTCGAGTATGACGCCACCGATAACCAGAAGGACCATGAGGACGACATAGGCCTTCATCGCACCGGGCGTGATGAGAGCTGGAAGCTCGGCGAAGGGATTGCTACTAATCATGTTTGTGGGTCTCCGTTAGCTGCATGCGGTTGCCGCAACATTATTTTATTACGAAATAACGAAATGCCTATCGACCGAGATCAACTAAATGACTCGCGGGAGTTGGCGTGGGTCAAATCGACGGCAGTTCAGGCCAGCGACTGATAGTAGTCCATCAGAATCTGGGCCACCTCAGGGCGCGAGAACTCCGGCGGCGGCGCCTCGCCCTTGCCCAGCATCTCGCGCACCCGGGTGCCGGACAGCAGGATGAAGTCCTCCTTGCTGTGATCCGGGGCGTCACGCATCATCACCACGCGGTTGAGCTTCTTGGAGTAGGCGGTGTGATCGGCGCGGAAAATATCGATGGCCAGCGCGCCGGCTGGCACTTCCTCATCGAAAATGCTCTGGGCATCGAAGGGACCGTAGTAATCACCAACGCCAGCATGGTCGCGCCCGATAATGAAATGGGTCGCGCCCATGTTCTGGCGGAAATAGGCATGCAGCACCGCCTCGCGCGGGCCGGCGTAGAGCATGTCGAAGCCGTAACCAGTGATCATCACAGTGTTGGCCGGGAAGTACAGCTCCGCCATCTTGCGAATGGAGGCATCACGCACCGGCGCCGGAATATCACCGGGCTTGAGCTTGCCGAGCAGCATGTGAATCACCACGCCGTCAGCCTTGACCGCTTCCATCGCCATCTTGCACAGCTCCTCGTGGGCGCGATGCATCGGATTGCGGGTCTGGAAGGCGACGACCTTCTCCCAGCCATGCTCCTGGATCTCGTTGCGAATCTCGACCGCAGTGCGGAAGGTATCCGGGAAATCGCTCTGGAAGTAAGAGAAATTCAGCACCCGGATGGCCCCGGAAACCGCCAAGCGACCCTGGTTGTTGAAGGTCTTCACCCCCGGATGCTCGGGATCAGCAGTGCGATAGACCTTATCGGTCATGAGCGCCATCTGGGCGTCCGAAACCTCTTCGATCGCGGCAACGTCCATAATCGCCAGGACGGGGTTACCCTGGACATTGGGATCACGGAGCGCGATGCGGTCTGCTCCGGCAATACCCTCGGTCGTTTCGAGCAGACAGATGATGGGCACAGGGAAGAAACGCCCATCGGTCATGGTCATGGTCTCGGCGACACTCAGAGCATCGGCCAGGTTCATAAAGCCCTCAAGCGGGCTAAAGTAACCAGCGCCCAGCATCACCGCATTGCCGGCAGTCTGGGAACTCACGATCACCGAGGGCAGCGACTCGGCCTCAAGGGCGAGGCGGTGGTGCTCGTCGGGGTCATAGACAAAACGCGGCTTAAGTTCATCGGAGCCGATGGGTTTGATCATGCATGGCCTCCCGGGGCGATGGGGTTGGAAACGCCAACCGGCGGGTCGCCTGCGTCCGCACTGACGAACGCCCGAAAACCCAGGTTCAGCGCTGTTTAAAACCAATCTGCCCGGGGCCAGGCGCAAAGGCCAGGTCCGGGCCACCCGGAAAAATACCAGAAAATGCAGGTTGACATAGGCGGGATTTTTTTGACCGAATCGATGCGACTCACTCATCTCGGCCGACGGCGCGTTATGAAAGGGCGTGCGGATGGCGGTGGCCGTGCTGCCTTCTTGCGAGCGATGGGGCCTCGTCGATCAGAAAGGCCACCCGTAAATCCTTGAGCCCTTCGTCGTTGGCGATCTTGTCGAGGATGTAGTGAATCCTGTTTGGGTGCCTGGACGAGGTCGAAGGCAAGGGCTTCCAGCAGGCTGTCCCTGGAAAGCACCCGGAGTTATCGTAGACCCGCCAGCCCGCCAGCACCAACTCGGCCTCGCAAAAAGGAAATACCCGTTCCCGCCAGCGTCGCGGGACGCGCCAGGAGATCACGATATTCATGGACCAGTTCTTGATGAACAACAAAGGGCGACTCACCAAGCACGGAATAACGAAAGAGGGCGTGACTTGCCCCGCCCCGGGAACGAAAAGCGGCGACCAGAACATCGGTGTCCAGCAGGTAGCGCATTAGTAGAATGATATCAACAATGATCCTACTTGAATGTGATTGCTTGAGGGCGTTTTCCCGCCCGACTCAAGCTCGGGACGGGTCGGTTATACTCTGCCCCCTTCACCGGTTTCAGCCTCCAGCCCGTTTTCCAACTACGCAGTTTTCCACTCAAAATGCTTGACAAGAACTACAACCCCCAGCAGATCGAACAGTCTTGGTACCAACGCTGGGAGTCCGCCGGCTATTTCGCGCCCCAATCCAGCCCCGGTTCAGCGCCCGATCCGGCGCGCGACGGCGCGTCCGAACAGCCCTACTGCATCATGATCCCGCCGCCCAATGTGACGGGCAGTCTGCACATGGGGCATGGGTTTAACAATACCGTGATGGATACGCTGATCCGCTATCGGCGGATGACGGGCGAGCAGACATTGTGGCAGCCGGGGACGGATCATGCCGGCATCGCCACCCAGATGGTGGTTGAGCGGCAGCTCGGGGCCGAGGGCAAGACCCGTCATGATCTGGGCCGCGAGGCCTTTATTGAGCGCGTGTGGGACTGGAAGGCCGAATCGGGCGGGCAGATCACTCAGCAGTTGCGCCGGCTTGGCTCCTCGCTCGACTGGGTGCATGAGCGCTTTACCATGGACGAGGGGCTATCGACTGCGGTGCGCGAGGTCTTCGTGCGTCTGTTCGAGGAAGGCTTGATCTATCGCGGCAAGCGGCTGGTGAACTGGGATCCCATCCTGCACACCGCCGTGTCAGATCTCGAAGTGCTGTCGGAGGAAGAATCCGGCCATATGTGGGACATCCGTTACCCGCTGACCAATGGCACCGGCCATCTGACCGTTTCCACCACCCGCCCTGAGACCCTGCTTGGCGACTGCGCGGTGGCGGTCAACCCAGAGGACGAGCGTTACAAGCATCTGATCGGCGAGTTCGTTGAACTGCCGCTGACCGGGCGGCGTATTCCGGTCATCGCCGACCCCCATGCCGACCCGGAGCTTGGCACCGGCTGCGTGAAGATTACCCCGGCGCATGACTTCAACGACCACGAGGTCTGGCTGCGCCATCGCGACGAGACCGCGATAGCCGATCAGCCCCATGGCGGCTTGATCAATGTGCTGACCGCGAGCGCCGCGATTCGCGAGAACAACCCGGAGGAAGGCACGCTGATTCCGCCGAACTATGTCGGCCTTGACCGCTATGAGGCGCGCAAGCGGATTCTCGCCGATCTCGACGCCGCCGGTCTGCTAGCCGCCACCCGCGACCACCGGCTGATGGTGCCGCGCGGCGACCGCTCCAGCGCGGTGATCGAGCCTTTCCTAACCGACCAATGGTATGTGCGCGTCGCCCCGCTGGCCGAGCCGGCCATTCGTGCGGTCGAGGACGGGCGCATTCGCTTTTATCCGGACAACTGGAAGAACACCTATTTTGAATGGATGCGCAACATCCAGGACTGGTGCATCAGCCGCCAGATCTGGTGGGGCCATCGCATCCCGGCCTGGTACGATGCCGATGGCAACATCTACGTCGGTCGCAACGAGGCCGAGGTGCGCGAACGCCACAGCCTGGCTGCCGAGCTTGAGCTAATCCAGGACCCGGACGTGCTCGACACCTGGTTCAGCTCCGCGCTCTGGCCCTTCTCGACGCTGGGCTGGCCGGAACAGACCGAACGCCTGCAAACCTTCTACCCCACCGCGGTGCTGATTACCGGCTTCGACATCATCTTCTTCTGGGTCGCACGGATGATCATGATGGGCATGAAGTTCATGGACGCCGTGCCCTTCCGCGACGTTTATATCCATGGCCTGGTGCGCGATGCCCAGGGCAACAAGATGTCCAAGTCCAAGGGCAATGTGCTTGACCCCATTGACCTGATTGACGGCATCGAACTCGAACCCCTGGTCGAGAAGCGCACCTGCGGGCTGATGCAGACCCACATCGCCGAGAAGATCGCCAAGCAGACCCGCAAGGACTACCCCGAAGGCATCCCCAGCTTCGGCACCGACCCGTTGCGCTTTACTTTCGCCGCACTCGCCTCCACCGGGCGCGACATTAAATTCGACCTCGGGCGCATCGAGGGCTATCGCAACTTCTGCAATAAGCTCTGGAACGCGGCGCGCTTCATTCTGATGAATACCGAGGGGCAGGACTGCGGTACCCCAGCCCAACCCGGCAAGCCGAACGAGCCAGTCGAACTGACCGCCGCCGACCGCTGGATTCGCACGCGGCTGAACGCCACCACCGTGCAAGTGCGCGGCGCACTGGAGAACTACCGCCTCGACCTCGCCGCCCAGGCGCTGTATGAATTCACCTGGAGCCACTTTTGCGATTGGTATCTGGAGTTGTGCAAACCGGTGCTGAACAATCCGGAGGCGAGCGATGCGACCAAGCGCGGCTCCCGCCAGACCCTGGTGCGCACGCTCGAGGCCCTGTTGCGCCTCATGCACCCCATCATGCCCTTCATCAC includes the following:
- a CDS encoding valine--tRNA ligase, with amino-acid sequence MLDKNYNPQQIEQSWYQRWESAGYFAPQSSPGSAPDPARDGASEQPYCIMIPPPNVTGSLHMGHGFNNTVMDTLIRYRRMTGEQTLWQPGTDHAGIATQMVVERQLGAEGKTRHDLGREAFIERVWDWKAESGGQITQQLRRLGSSLDWVHERFTMDEGLSTAVREVFVRLFEEGLIYRGKRLVNWDPILHTAVSDLEVLSEEESGHMWDIRYPLTNGTGHLTVSTTRPETLLGDCAVAVNPEDERYKHLIGEFVELPLTGRRIPVIADPHADPELGTGCVKITPAHDFNDHEVWLRHRDETAIADQPHGGLINVLTASAAIRENNPEEGTLIPPNYVGLDRYEARKRILADLDAAGLLAATRDHRLMVPRGDRSSAVIEPFLTDQWYVRVAPLAEPAIRAVEDGRIRFYPDNWKNTYFEWMRNIQDWCISRQIWWGHRIPAWYDADGNIYVGRNEAEVRERHSLAAELELIQDPDVLDTWFSSALWPFSTLGWPEQTERLQTFYPTAVLITGFDIIFFWVARMIMMGMKFMDAVPFRDVYIHGLVRDAQGNKMSKSKGNVLDPIDLIDGIELEPLVEKRTCGLMQTHIAEKIAKQTRKDYPEGIPSFGTDPLRFTFAALASTGRDIKFDLGRIEGYRNFCNKLWNAARFILMNTEGQDCGTPAQPGKPNEPVELTAADRWIRTRLNATTVQVRGALENYRLDLAAQALYEFTWSHFCDWYLELCKPVLNNPEASDATKRGSRQTLVRTLEALLRLMHPIMPFITEEIWQKVHELAGQPGETIMLAPYPAADSKLADSEADIGASAEIEWVQAFILGVRRIKGEMNIPPGKPLPVLIANASATDRARLESARAYLDFLSRVESITLLDDEQLAPEAAMALVGEMKILIPMAGLIDKDAELARLDKDIARLEADLKRIGGKLENPNFRDKAPAPVVEKERQRFAEQQAALEQLSAQRERISRL
- the aprA gene encoding adenylyl-sulfate reductase subunit alpha, which codes for MAYKTIIEDGIDILVAGAGLGGTGAAFESRYWGKDKKIVVAEKANIDRSGAVAQGLYAINCYMGTRFGENNPEDHVRYARIDLMGMVREDLLFDMARHVDSTVHQFEEWGLPLMRNPKTGAYQREGRWQIMIHGESYKPIVAEAAKKSADKVFNRVCLTHLLMDESKPNRVAGAVGFNVRTGNYHVFKSKAVIVAAGGASNIYKPRSVGEGAGRVWYAPWSSGSAYGLLIGAGAKMTQMENRIVLARFKDGYGPVGAYFLHLKTYTQNCNGEEYESNWWPQLQEMVGKEYLDPEASSLTHRPIPTCLRNHALINEVNAGRGPIHMITMEAFQDPHLEEIGWHNFLGMTVGQAVLWAATDVDPKNENPELTTSEPYVMGSHATGCGAWCSGPEDISPPEYFWGYNRMTTVEGLFGAGDAAGGTPHAFSSGSFTEGRLAAKAACKYIDDGKAEGIRISDEQIEQRRAEIYKPMEHYRVYRNEITAGSVNPNYINPRQGLDRLQKLMDEYCGGVTVSYMTNDKLLHIGLKKMKVLEEDLEKIAAENIHELLRAWELKHRHLTSEAVMQHTLFRKETRWPGYYYRGDAMKVDDQNWHVLTVSRRDPETGEYTMEKAPCYHLVEA
- the aprB gene encoding adenylyl-sulfate reductase subunit beta, yielding MPTFVYMTRCDGCGQCVDICPSDIMHMDSVVRRAYNIEPNMCWECYSCVKACPHNAIDVRGYADFAPLGHSVRVQRDEEKGVIAWRIIFRNGEKDMTLLAPITTKPWGQAIPQLADESEPSQEMRDSQHLFNEPKYIRLDDGGLHTLESNGLKLKAGVYY
- a CDS encoding adenylyl-sulfate reductase, with product MISSNPFAELPALITPGAMKAYVVLMVLLVIGGVILDIKHKRSAEYFFEKGRALKKLAKREVSSGEKMSLAVGTLANEVLASGEFENPDRRKSHLMMMYGFIFFVLTTASMIFSLPLAEGEKASFITGLLWHLSAASVCVGAYWFWFKIRADVRSEGHEWYDVHLSDLFVVSLFLMAAGALAWSIFQGSMLGGLAFFIFIAAATTLFSTVLWSKFAHMFFKPAAAFQKKVAKADGSLDKLPEVPELTDPVVKERFPDIPEYMGDKPEYMGLGIKREAPSHY
- the sat gene encoding sulfate adenylyltransferase; translation: MIKPIGSDELKPRFVYDPDEHHRLALEAESLPSVIVSSQTAGNAVMLGAGYFSPLEGFMNLADALSVAETMTMTDGRFFPVPIICLLETTEGIAGADRIALRDPNVQGNPVLAIMDVAAIEEVSDAQMALMTDKVYRTADPEHPGVKTFNNQGRLAVSGAIRVLNFSYFQSDFPDTFRTAVEIRNEIQEHGWEKVVAFQTRNPMHRAHEELCKMAMEAVKADGVVIHMLLGKLKPGDIPAPVRDASIRKMAELYFPANTVMITGYGFDMLYAGPREAVLHAYFRQNMGATHFIIGRDHAGVGDYYGPFDAQSIFDEEVPAGALAIDIFRADHTAYSKKLNRVVMMRDAPDHSKEDFILLSGTRVREMLGKGEAPPPEFSRPEVAQILMDYYQSLA